One segment of Channa argus isolate prfri chromosome 17, Channa argus male v1.0, whole genome shotgun sequence DNA contains the following:
- the LOC137102715 gene encoding cytochrome P450 2K1-like isoform X3, which translates to MRILDLFLQSSSVPLLGALVVLLLVYFVSSTRFSSQGEGKEPPGPRPIPVLGNLLQLDLKRPYITLLKLSKKYGSVFTVYLGPQKVVVLAGYKTVKEALMNCADEFGERHPLAISHEENQGYGVIWSNGDSWRDMRRFTLTNLRDFGMGRKACEDKIIEECGYLVEVFKNFKGEPFDTTQSVNYSVSNIICSIVYGSRFEYNDPKFTSMVDKTNRRVELFGSPSMQDSGITNSPFRDESLMMTVQNLFVAGTETTSATLRWGLLLMAKNPEIQDQVQEEISRVIGSRQVQVEDRKKLPFTDAVIHETQRLANIVPLGLPHRTSQDITFQGFFIKKGTIVYPLLTSVLYDESEWEKPHSFHPAHFLDKDGKFVKRDAFMPFSAGRRMCLGEGLARMELFIFFTTLLQRFRFTPPPGVSEDELDLTPRVGFTLNPSPHKLCAVSLM; encoded by the exons ATGAGGATACTGGATCTTTTTCTTCAGTCTAGTTCTGTCCCCTTACTGGGGGCTCTGGTGGTTCTGCTGCTGGTGTATTTTGTTTCTTCTACCAGGTTCAGCTCTCAGGGAGAAGGGAAGGAACCTCCAGGACCCAGACCTATTCCTGTGCTCGGGaatctgctgcagctggatctAAAAAGACCCTACATCACATTACTGAAG CTTTCCAAGAAATATGGATCGGTCTTCACTGTCTATCTTGGACCCCAGAAAGTGGTGGTCCTTGCAGGATACAAGACAGTGAAGGAGGCACTTATGAACTGTGCTGATGAGTTTGGAGAAAGACATCCATTAGCAATATCGCATGAAGAAAACCAAGGTTATG GGGTGATATGGTCCAATGGTGATTCCTGGAGAGACATGAGACGCTTTACTTTGACAAACCTGAGAGACTTTGGGATGGGAAGGAAGGCTTGTGAGGACAAAATCATTGAAGAGTGTGGCTACCTTGTAGAAGtgtttaaaaacttcaaag GAGAACCCTTCGACACAACCCAGTCAGTGAACTATTCAGTCTCCAACATCATCTGCTCCATTGTCTATGGCAGCAGATTTGAATACAATGATCCAAAGTTCACATCCATGGtggataaaacaaacagaagagtTGAACTATTTGGGTCCCCATCCATGCAG GACTCTGGGATTACTAACAGCCCCTTTCGTGATGAAAGTCTTATGATGACAGTCCAGAATCTGTTCGTTGCTGGCACTGAAACAACTTCAGCTACACTCAGATGGGGACTTCTGCTTATGGCCAAGAATCCAGAAATACAgg ACCAGGTCCAGGAGGAGATCAGCAGAGTTATAGGCAGTCGTCAGGTGCAGGTTGAGGACAGGAAGAAGCTGCCATTCACCGACGCCGTCATCCACGAGACACAGAGACTGGCCAACATCGTCCCTCTGGGACTTCCACACAGAACCAGCCAAGACATCACCTTTCAGGGTTTCTTTATTAAGAAG GGGACCATAGTGTATCCTCTCTTGACGTCTGTCCTGTATGATGAGAGTGAGTGGGAGAAACCACACAGCTTCCATCCAGCCCACTTCCTGGACAAAGATGGGAAGTTTGTTAAAAGAGATGCCTTCATGCCTTTTTCTGCAG GTCGTAGGATGTGTCTTGGAGAGGGTCTGGCCAGGATGGagctcttcatcttcttcaccacCCTGCTGCAGCGCTTCCGTTTCACTCCTCCACCTGGAGTTTCAGAGGATGAGCTGGATCTGACTCCACGTGTTGGCTTTACCCTGAACCCCTCACCCCATAAACTGTGTGCTGTCTCCTTAATGTGA
- the LOC137102715 gene encoding cytochrome P450 2K1-like isoform X2: MRILDLFLQSSSVPLLGALVVLLLVYFVSSTRFSSQGEGKEPPGPRPIPVLGNLLQLDLKRPYITLLKLSKKYGSVFTVYLGPQKVVVLAGYKTVKEALMNCADEFGERHPLAISHEENQGYGVIWSNGDSWRDMRRFTLTNLRDFGMGRKACEDKIIEECGYLVEVFKNFKGEPFDTTQSVNYSVSNIICSIVYGSRFEYNDPKFTSMVDKTNRRVELFGSPSMQLYNLFPWLGMFVGDRREIEKINTWINKENCVIFSRLKETLNTQMCRGLVDAFLVQKQNLEDSGITNSPFRDESLMMTVQNLFVAGTETTSATLRWGLLLMAKNPEIQDQVQEEISRVIGSRQVQVEDRKKLPFTDAVIHETQRLANIVPLGLPHRTSQDITFQGFFIKKGTIVYPLLTSVLYDESEWEKPHSFHPAHFLDKDGKFVKRDAFMPFSAGRRMCLGEGLARMELFIFFTTLLQRFRFTPPPGVSEDELDLTPRVGFTLNPSPHKLCAVSLM; this comes from the exons ATGAGGATACTGGATCTTTTTCTTCAGTCTAGTTCTGTCCCCTTACTGGGGGCTCTGGTGGTTCTGCTGCTGGTGTATTTTGTTTCTTCTACCAGGTTCAGCTCTCAGGGAGAAGGGAAGGAACCTCCAGGACCCAGACCTATTCCTGTGCTCGGGaatctgctgcagctggatctAAAAAGACCCTACATCACATTACTGAAG CTTTCCAAGAAATATGGATCGGTCTTCACTGTCTATCTTGGACCCCAGAAAGTGGTGGTCCTTGCAGGATACAAGACAGTGAAGGAGGCACTTATGAACTGTGCTGATGAGTTTGGAGAAAGACATCCATTAGCAATATCGCATGAAGAAAACCAAGGTTATG GGGTGATATGGTCCAATGGTGATTCCTGGAGAGACATGAGACGCTTTACTTTGACAAACCTGAGAGACTTTGGGATGGGAAGGAAGGCTTGTGAGGACAAAATCATTGAAGAGTGTGGCTACCTTGTAGAAGtgtttaaaaacttcaaag GAGAACCCTTCGACACAACCCAGTCAGTGAACTATTCAGTCTCCAACATCATCTGCTCCATTGTCTATGGCAGCAGATTTGAATACAATGATCCAAAGTTCACATCCATGGtggataaaacaaacagaagagtTGAACTATTTGGGTCCCCATCCATGCAG ctgtACAACCTGTTCCCATGGCTCGGCATGTTCGTTGGTGACAGGAGAGAAATTGAAAAGATCAACACCTGGATTAACAAAGAGAACTGCGTTATTTTCAGTCGTTTGAAGGAGACTCTAAATACACAGATGTGCAGAGGCTTAGTCGATGCCTTCCTGGTTCAAAAGCAAAATTTGGAG GACTCTGGGATTACTAACAGCCCCTTTCGTGATGAAAGTCTTATGATGACAGTCCAGAATCTGTTCGTTGCTGGCACTGAAACAACTTCAGCTACACTCAGATGGGGACTTCTGCTTATGGCCAAGAATCCAGAAATACAgg ACCAGGTCCAGGAGGAGATCAGCAGAGTTATAGGCAGTCGTCAGGTGCAGGTTGAGGACAGGAAGAAGCTGCCATTCACCGACGCCGTCATCCACGAGACACAGAGACTGGCCAACATCGTCCCTCTGGGACTTCCACACAGAACCAGCCAAGACATCACCTTTCAGGGTTTCTTTATTAAGAAG GGGACCATAGTGTATCCTCTCTTGACGTCTGTCCTGTATGATGAGAGTGAGTGGGAGAAACCACACAGCTTCCATCCAGCCCACTTCCTGGACAAAGATGGGAAGTTTGTTAAAAGAGATGCCTTCATGCCTTTTTCTGCAG GTCGTAGGATGTGTCTTGGAGAGGGTCTGGCCAGGATGGagctcttcatcttcttcaccacCCTGCTGCAGCGCTTCCGTTTCACTCCTCCACCTGGAGTTTCAGAGGATGAGCTGGATCTGACTCCACGTGTTGGCTTTACCCTGAACCCCTCACCCCATAAACTGTGTGCTGTCTCCTTAATGTGA
- the LOC137102715 gene encoding cytochrome P450 2K1-like isoform X1, whose amino-acid sequence MRILDLFLQSSSVPLLGALVVLLLVYFVSSTRFSSQGEGKEPPGPRPIPVLGNLLQLDLKRPYITLLKLSKKYGSVFTVYLGPQKVVVLAGYKTVKEALMNCADEFGERHPLAISHEENQGYGVIWSNGDSWRDMRRFTLTNLRDFGMGRKACEDKIIEECGYLVEVFKNFKGEPFDTTQSVNYSVSNIICSIVYGSRFEYNDPKFTSMVDKTNRRVELFGSPSMQYCVYIQVLFLQLYNLFPWLGMFVGDRREIEKINTWINKENCVIFSRLKETLNTQMCRGLVDAFLVQKQNLEDSGITNSPFRDESLMMTVQNLFVAGTETTSATLRWGLLLMAKNPEIQDQVQEEISRVIGSRQVQVEDRKKLPFTDAVIHETQRLANIVPLGLPHRTSQDITFQGFFIKKGTIVYPLLTSVLYDESEWEKPHSFHPAHFLDKDGKFVKRDAFMPFSAGRRMCLGEGLARMELFIFFTTLLQRFRFTPPPGVSEDELDLTPRVGFTLNPSPHKLCAVSLM is encoded by the exons ATGAGGATACTGGATCTTTTTCTTCAGTCTAGTTCTGTCCCCTTACTGGGGGCTCTGGTGGTTCTGCTGCTGGTGTATTTTGTTTCTTCTACCAGGTTCAGCTCTCAGGGAGAAGGGAAGGAACCTCCAGGACCCAGACCTATTCCTGTGCTCGGGaatctgctgcagctggatctAAAAAGACCCTACATCACATTACTGAAG CTTTCCAAGAAATATGGATCGGTCTTCACTGTCTATCTTGGACCCCAGAAAGTGGTGGTCCTTGCAGGATACAAGACAGTGAAGGAGGCACTTATGAACTGTGCTGATGAGTTTGGAGAAAGACATCCATTAGCAATATCGCATGAAGAAAACCAAGGTTATG GGGTGATATGGTCCAATGGTGATTCCTGGAGAGACATGAGACGCTTTACTTTGACAAACCTGAGAGACTTTGGGATGGGAAGGAAGGCTTGTGAGGACAAAATCATTGAAGAGTGTGGCTACCTTGTAGAAGtgtttaaaaacttcaaag GAGAACCCTTCGACACAACCCAGTCAGTGAACTATTCAGTCTCCAACATCATCTGCTCCATTGTCTATGGCAGCAGATTTGAATACAATGATCCAAAGTTCACATCCATGGtggataaaacaaacagaagagtTGAACTATTTGGGTCCCCATCCATGCAG TACTGTGTGTACatacaggttttgtttttgcagctgtACAACCTGTTCCCATGGCTCGGCATGTTCGTTGGTGACAGGAGAGAAATTGAAAAGATCAACACCTGGATTAACAAAGAGAACTGCGTTATTTTCAGTCGTTTGAAGGAGACTCTAAATACACAGATGTGCAGAGGCTTAGTCGATGCCTTCCTGGTTCAAAAGCAAAATTTGGAG GACTCTGGGATTACTAACAGCCCCTTTCGTGATGAAAGTCTTATGATGACAGTCCAGAATCTGTTCGTTGCTGGCACTGAAACAACTTCAGCTACACTCAGATGGGGACTTCTGCTTATGGCCAAGAATCCAGAAATACAgg ACCAGGTCCAGGAGGAGATCAGCAGAGTTATAGGCAGTCGTCAGGTGCAGGTTGAGGACAGGAAGAAGCTGCCATTCACCGACGCCGTCATCCACGAGACACAGAGACTGGCCAACATCGTCCCTCTGGGACTTCCACACAGAACCAGCCAAGACATCACCTTTCAGGGTTTCTTTATTAAGAAG GGGACCATAGTGTATCCTCTCTTGACGTCTGTCCTGTATGATGAGAGTGAGTGGGAGAAACCACACAGCTTCCATCCAGCCCACTTCCTGGACAAAGATGGGAAGTTTGTTAAAAGAGATGCCTTCATGCCTTTTTCTGCAG GTCGTAGGATGTGTCTTGGAGAGGGTCTGGCCAGGATGGagctcttcatcttcttcaccacCCTGCTGCAGCGCTTCCGTTTCACTCCTCCACCTGGAGTTTCAGAGGATGAGCTGGATCTGACTCCACGTGTTGGCTTTACCCTGAACCCCTCACCCCATAAACTGTGTGCTGTCTCCTTAATGTGA
- the LOC137102552 gene encoding uncharacterized protein — translation MDQLELILLSVLLFEAADSVGRFSHYYRPGHEAALPCFTESSSETSSCSNIHWLYNRDQTSTQDTVVNGNVEKSLDRSVRLSLSKNCSLLISNITAEDAGSYTCRRGRDTQTDVITDLNVLIISASPPDADPNRDGEVTLTCSLERYRGLGPCQENSIRWVNETGAVLLGEGVGYKFIRQMNCSSVLTVRHQSGHSRTYTCQFVDETNSVTIEAEYTLAPNDNKTLIIIGSVVGVVVVVVLIVITAAFVKYRTTTNMKEDVDVHPPDQREANLTYVTISHDNQKASPDTKAKDDKIVTYSSIRNPVKVEADHDPNYSCVI, via the exons ATGGATCAGCTGGAACTAATTCTTCTGTCTGTGCTTCTCTTTGAAG CAGCCGACAGTGTTGGACGTTTCTCTCACTACTACAGACCTGGACATGAAGCCGCTCTGCCCTGTTTCACTGAATCATCCTCAGAAACATCATCATGCTCCAACATTCACTGGCTTTACAACAGAGATCAGACTTCGACCCAAGACACAGTTGTGAATGGAAATGTTGAGAAGAGCTTAGATCGATCTGTCAGACTGAGTCTGAGCAAAAACTGCTCTCtgctcatcagcaacatcactGCTGAGGATGCTGGTTCCTACACCTGTCGACGGGGGAGAGACACTCAAACTGATGTAATTACAGATCTAAATGTCCTGATAA tttctgCATCTCCACCAGACGCTGATCCAAATAGAGATGGTGAAGTCACATTAACGTGTTCTCTGGAAAGATACAGAGGTCTCGGGCCTTGTCAGGAAAACAGCATCCGCTGGGTGAATGAGACGGGAGCTGTGCTGCTTGGTGAAGGTGTCGGCTACAAGTTCATCAGACAGATGAACTGCAGCTCTGTTCTGACTGTGAGACATCAGAGTGGTCACAGCAGGACATACACCTGCCAGTTTGTTGATGAGACGAACAGTGTGACGATAGAGGCTGAATACACACTTGCCCCCAACG ATAACAAAACCCTCATCATCATTGGCTCAGTGGttggtgtggtggtggtggtggtgctgatCGTCATCACTGCTGCTTTCGTCAAATACAGGACAACAACCAACATGAAAGAGG ATGTAGATGTCCACCCTCCT GATCAACGAGAAGCTAATCTGACCTACGTCACAATTAGTCATGATAATCAAAAGGCTTCTCCTGACACCAAG GCCAAAGACGACAAGATCGTGACTTATTCTTCGATCAGGAATCCAGTGAAGGTGGAAGCAGACCATGATCCAAACTATAGCTGTGTCATCTGA